A genome region from Pseudomonas sp. N3-W includes the following:
- a CDS encoding iron ABC transporter permease, translating into MINRRYALLLIALGALLLVSCVVSLGFGPARVSVDVVWRILLHKLFGFGVTDWAAGQEHIVWLIRVPRMLLGALVGAGLALIGAVLQAVTRNPLADPHLLGVTSGATLGAVIVVLHVGEIVGLLTLPIAAFIGALVSMLIVVMVANRNGRLESDRLLLCGVAVSFVMMAIANLLLFMGDHRASSAVMFWMLGGLGLARWELLAVPAASVLLGLVLLLGMARPLNALMAGEQTAVTLGLNARTVRLRVFLIASLMTGVLVSISGSIGFVGLMVPHIARRLVGAEHRRLLPVCVLLGSIFLVWVDVAARTMIAPEDLPIGVATAAIGGLFFIALMRRR; encoded by the coding sequence ATGATCAACCGTCGCTATGCCTTGTTGCTGATCGCCCTTGGCGCGCTGTTGTTGGTGTCGTGCGTGGTGTCGCTGGGTTTCGGCCCGGCGCGAGTGTCGGTGGACGTGGTGTGGCGGATTTTGCTGCACAAGCTGTTCGGTTTCGGTGTAACGGACTGGGCCGCCGGGCAGGAACACATCGTCTGGCTGATCCGCGTGCCACGCATGTTGCTTGGCGCGCTGGTCGGCGCGGGGCTGGCACTGATCGGCGCGGTGCTGCAAGCGGTAACGCGCAATCCGCTGGCTGACCCGCATCTATTGGGCGTGACGTCTGGCGCGACGCTCGGCGCGGTGATCGTGGTGCTGCATGTCGGGGAAATCGTCGGCCTGCTGACGCTGCCGATTGCCGCCTTTATCGGCGCGCTGGTGAGCATGCTGATCGTGGTGATGGTCGCCAATCGCAACGGCCGGCTGGAGAGTGATCGCCTGTTGCTGTGCGGCGTCGCGGTGTCGTTCGTGATGATGGCCATCGCCAATCTGCTGCTGTTCATGGGCGATCACCGGGCCAGTTCCGCGGTGATGTTCTGGATGCTCGGCGGGCTCGGGCTGGCACGTTGGGAATTGCTCGCGGTGCCGGCGGCCAGCGTGTTGCTTGGGCTGGTATTGCTGCTCGGCATGGCCCGGCCATTGAACGCACTGATGGCCGGTGAGCAGACCGCCGTGACCCTGGGCCTGAATGCGCGAACCGTGCGCTTGCGGGTGTTTCTGATTGCCTCGCTGATGACCGGGGTGCTGGTGTCGATCAGCGGCTCCATTGGCTTTGTCGGGCTGATGGTGCCGCACATTGCCCGGCGTCTGGTCGGGGCCGAGCATCGGCGCTTGTTGCCGGTTTGTGTGTTGCTCGGCAGTATTTTTCTGGTGTGGGTCGATGTCGCGGCGCGAACGATGATTGCCCCCGAGGACTTGCCCATCGGCGTCGCCACCGCCGCGATCGGCGGCCTGTTTTTCATCGCACTGATGCGCCGCCGCTGA
- a CDS encoding ABC transporter substrate-binding protein — MTVRSLLCVLLLLGSASAFAQATQYPLTVQSCNREVTFKEAPKHAVSHDINMTQMMLALGLKSRMVGYSGVSGWKAVTPHMQSLLDGLPELAAKYPSVETLLNANVDFFFAGWDYGMRVGGDLTPQTLQPLGISVYELSESCAFVMKRPAATLEDTYNDLRNLGKIFDVQDRANALIAQMQAQVAEVRKDLPADKPRVFLYDSGEDRAMTSGRLGMPQALIDAAGGRNILEDVEASWTRVNWETVVERNPQVIVIVDYSEITAEQKEQFLLNNKALQSVDAIRNQRFIVIPYVQATPGIDNVLAVEALAKGFHGE, encoded by the coding sequence ATGACTGTGCGTTCCCTGCTTTGCGTCCTCCTGTTGCTGGGCAGTGCCTCGGCGTTTGCCCAGGCCACTCAATACCCGCTGACCGTACAAAGCTGCAACCGCGAGGTGACCTTCAAGGAGGCGCCGAAACACGCGGTCAGTCACGACATCAACATGACCCAGATGATGCTCGCCCTCGGCCTCAAATCGCGCATGGTCGGCTACAGCGGTGTCAGCGGCTGGAAAGCCGTCACGCCGCACATGCAGTCGCTGCTCGATGGGCTGCCGGAGCTGGCGGCCAAATACCCGTCGGTGGAAACCCTGCTCAACGCCAACGTCGATTTCTTCTTCGCCGGCTGGGATTACGGCATGCGCGTGGGCGGCGACCTGACGCCGCAAACCCTGCAACCGCTGGGCATCAGCGTCTACGAGTTGAGCGAGTCCTGCGCCTTCGTCATGAAGCGGCCGGCGGCCACACTGGAAGACACTTACAACGACCTGCGCAACCTCGGCAAAATCTTCGACGTGCAGGACCGCGCCAACGCCTTGATCGCGCAGATGCAGGCGCAAGTCGCCGAGGTGCGCAAGGATCTGCCGGCGGATAAACCGCGTGTGTTCCTCTACGACAGCGGTGAAGACCGCGCCATGACGTCCGGGCGCCTGGGCATGCCGCAAGCGCTGATCGATGCCGCCGGCGGCCGCAATATTCTCGAAGACGTTGAAGCAAGCTGGACCCGGGTCAACTGGGAAACCGTGGTCGAACGCAATCCGCAGGTGATCGTGATCGTCGACTACAGCGAAATCACCGCCGAACAGAAGGAGCAATTTCTGCTCAACAACAAGGCCCTGCAATCGGTGGACGCGATCAGGAACCAGCGTTTCATCGTCATCCCGTACGTGCAGGCCACGCCGGGGATCGACAACGTGCTGGCGGTTGAAGCACTGGCCAAGGGTTTCCACGGCGAATGA
- a CDS encoding ABC transporter ATP-binding protein translates to MTSLTLTNLAWTPLGHGHCHHQFQLRDASLHVAAGEFVGLIGPNGSGKTSLLRCAWRFSKPESGEVRLDHHNVWKQSSRWCAQRIAVVLQEFPDAFGLTVAEVVAMGRTPHKGLFDGDTLEDHHLAAQALESVGLKGFEDHAFATLSGGEKQRVILARALAQQPQLLILDEPTNHLDPRYQLELLQRVRRLQIGTLASIHDLNLAAAFCDRLYVINHGRIVTSGTPKEVLTTTLLRDVFGVEALIDEHPLHGYPRITWITRP, encoded by the coding sequence ATGACCTCGCTGACCCTCACGAACCTCGCCTGGACACCCCTGGGCCATGGCCACTGCCATCACCAGTTCCAGCTGCGTGACGCGTCCCTGCACGTGGCCGCCGGTGAATTCGTCGGCTTGATCGGCCCCAATGGCAGCGGCAAAACCAGCCTGCTGCGCTGTGCCTGGCGGTTCAGTAAACCTGAAAGCGGTGAGGTCAGACTCGACCACCACAACGTCTGGAAGCAGTCCTCACGCTGGTGCGCGCAACGTATCGCCGTGGTCTTGCAGGAGTTTCCCGACGCCTTCGGCCTGACCGTCGCGGAAGTGGTCGCCATGGGTCGCACGCCGCACAAAGGTCTTTTCGACGGCGACACGCTTGAAGATCACCATCTGGCGGCACAAGCGCTGGAATCGGTCGGCCTCAAGGGCTTCGAAGACCACGCCTTCGCCACCCTGTCCGGCGGTGAAAAACAGCGCGTCATTCTCGCCCGCGCCCTGGCCCAGCAACCGCAGTTGCTGATCCTCGACGAACCGACCAACCACCTCGACCCGCGCTATCAGCTTGAGCTGCTGCAACGGGTCAGACGCTTGCAGATCGGCACCCTGGCCAGCATCCATGACCTCAATCTGGCGGCGGCTTTCTGTGACCGGCTCTATGTAATCAATCACGGTCGTATCGTCACCAGTGGCACCCCGAAAGAAGTGCTGACCACGACGCTGCTGCGCGACGTCTTTGGCGTCGAAGCGCTGATCGATGAACACCCCCTCCACGGCTACCCACGAATTACCTGGATCACCCGACCATGA
- a CDS encoding TonB-dependent siderophore receptor, translating into MNKYLLSSLCLLTLNNSAHADSNALTLPTSSISAPAIDSDSHNVSLNTPTTAGSRLNLTAMQTPASVESLNGEQVRARGDRSVQDAVSRSTGISRTGTPGDGGTSLQARGFTGQSSVMQLYDGNRLYTGMGTVTFPVDTWSVERIDVLRGPASVLYGEGATGAVVNVIPKKPFDGEIENHLRVGYGSYDSQQQAFDSGGSLTDTLSYRLNLNRLRSNGWVDRGDSSSDFVSTALRWQASDDLSFTLAHDYGDQNPMNYFGTPLINGHLQDSLRDKNYNVSNNKQHYNDQWTRLSSDWQIADNVSASNELYYLKAQRRWQNAENYNFHTGTQQLSRSGYFGIGHQQEQVGDRQTVTFKHTLFGLDSQTVTGVDYNRIRFQLDSNSPFNDVLAGGQALDLYHPQSGRFESADPYRGQFQSTTRQMSAFAENRTQLSERWSLVTGVRRDYVQVDRTDLVKDSQSDKTLTGNNWKAGLVFAVTPDTSLYGQYATSTDGVGGLISLSPSQQQYGLSTARQTEIGLKQLFWDQRGEFTLAAYRIVKKKLLTDDPSNPTLMQQVGQQSSNGLEASLDLQLPHAWQLQANAAIVKARYDNFSQVVNGQSVSYNGNRPVDVPRRTANVWLSKAINDDLKAGAGVRYVDARFADMANRNELPGYTVVDATLSWKALRNTTLGLQVNNLFDRQYAQSQYNEGQQWILGEPRSFFVTADYTF; encoded by the coding sequence ATGAACAAGTACCTCTTGTCCAGCCTCTGCCTGCTCACCCTGAACAACAGCGCCCACGCCGACAGCAACGCGTTGACCCTGCCCACCAGCAGCATTAGCGCACCGGCCATCGACAGCGACAGCCACAACGTCAGCCTCAACACCCCGACCACCGCCGGTTCGCGCCTGAACCTGACGGCCATGCAAACCCCGGCCAGTGTCGAAAGCCTGAACGGCGAGCAGGTTCGCGCGCGCGGTGACCGCAGCGTGCAGGACGCAGTATCGCGCAGTACCGGCATCAGCCGCACCGGCACGCCGGGCGATGGCGGCACGTCGTTGCAGGCTCGGGGTTTTACCGGGCAGAGCTCGGTGATGCAGTTGTATGACGGCAACCGCCTGTACACCGGCATGGGCACCGTGACGTTCCCAGTGGACACCTGGTCGGTGGAGCGCATCGATGTCCTGCGCGGTCCGGCGTCGGTGCTGTATGGCGAAGGTGCGACGGGCGCGGTGGTCAACGTGATCCCGAAAAAACCGTTCGATGGCGAAATCGAAAATCACCTGCGAGTCGGCTACGGCTCGTATGACAGTCAACAACAGGCGTTCGACAGTGGCGGTTCGCTGACCGACACCCTGAGCTACCGCCTGAACCTCAATCGCCTGCGCAGCAATGGCTGGGTGGATCGCGGCGATTCGTCCAGTGACTTCGTCAGCACGGCATTGCGCTGGCAGGCGAGCGACGACCTGAGCTTCACCCTCGCCCACGATTACGGCGATCAGAACCCGATGAACTATTTCGGCACGCCGCTGATCAACGGTCACTTGCAGGACAGCCTGCGCGACAAGAACTACAACGTCAGCAACAACAAGCAGCACTACAACGACCAGTGGACGCGCCTGAGCAGCGACTGGCAGATTGCCGATAACGTCAGTGCGAGTAACGAGCTGTACTACCTCAAGGCCCAGCGCCGTTGGCAGAACGCCGAAAACTACAACTTCCATACTGGCACCCAACAGCTGAGCCGCAGCGGTTACTTCGGCATCGGCCACCAGCAGGAACAGGTCGGTGATCGTCAGACCGTCACCTTCAAGCACACCTTGTTCGGCCTCGACAGCCAGACCGTGACCGGTGTCGATTACAACCGCATCCGCTTCCAGCTCGACAGCAACTCGCCGTTCAACGATGTGCTGGCAGGCGGTCAAGCGCTGGATCTGTATCACCCGCAATCGGGTCGATTCGAAAGCGCTGATCCGTATCGCGGTCAGTTCCAGTCCACCACCAGGCAGATGTCGGCCTTCGCCGAAAACCGCACGCAATTGAGTGAGCGCTGGTCGCTGGTGACCGGTGTTCGTCGCGATTACGTGCAGGTGGATCGCACCGACCTGGTCAAGGACAGTCAGAGCGACAAGACCCTGACCGGCAACAACTGGAAAGCCGGTCTGGTGTTCGCTGTGACTCCCGATACTTCGCTCTACGGCCAGTACGCCACCAGCACCGACGGGGTCGGTGGCCTGATATCCCTGAGCCCGAGCCAGCAGCAGTACGGCTTGTCCACCGCCAGGCAAACCGAGATCGGCCTGAAGCAGCTGTTCTGGGATCAGCGCGGCGAGTTCACGCTGGCGGCTTATCGCATCGTCAAAAAGAAACTGCTGACCGACGACCCGAGCAATCCGACACTGATGCAGCAGGTCGGCCAGCAATCGTCCAACGGCCTGGAAGCCAGCCTCGATCTGCAACTGCCGCATGCCTGGCAGCTGCAAGCCAACGCGGCCATCGTCAAGGCAAGGTACGATAATTTCTCGCAAGTGGTGAACGGTCAATCGGTGTCGTACAACGGCAATCGCCCGGTGGACGTGCCACGGCGTACGGCCAATGTGTGGTTGAGCAAAGCGATCAACGACGACCTCAAGGCCGGCGCTGGTGTGCGTTATGTCGATGCGCGTTTTGCCGACATGGCCAACCGCAATGAACTGCCGGGCTACACGGTGGTGGATGCGACGCTGTCATGGAAAGCGCTGCGTAATACGACGCTGGGCTTGCAGGTGAATAATCTGTTTGACCGCCAGTATGCGCAAAGCCAATACAATGAGGGCCAGCAGTGGATTCTTGGGGAGCCACGGTCGTTCTTTGTCACGGCTGACTACACCTTTTGA
- a CDS encoding PepSY domain-containing protein — protein sequence MKQPKPNFYNLAWRWHFYAGLFVAPFMVMLALTGIVYLFKPQLDPLMYGSLMNVPPGHHTVSADDLLKRVKEAYPQGQIKQYLPPVNAERSAQFVVIDAGQELNVFIDPYHGDVLGEQDAKKNLQAIARAIHGELMIGTVGDRLVELAAAWGIVLVVSGVFLWWPRGQYAGVLWPRFSRRGRVLWRDLHAVTGFWGAAFLLVMLLSGMTWTGFWGKQYAEVWNTFPAAMWNDMPTSDIEARSLNSATRQTVPWAMENTPMPMSGDHAEHMAHGAAPVGPAAPAINLQDVQNIAEQRKVEPGYSITLPTTATGVFTIAVFADDPRNDATLHVDQYTGKVLADVRWEHYGNVARATEVGVMLHEGKMFGAFNQIIVLLICLMILLSAVSGVVIWWKRRPQGKVGVPPLRHNLPIWKTAVAIMLVLAVIFPLVGASLIVVWVLDRVLLSRLIRQPESASSSS from the coding sequence ATGAAACAACCCAAACCCAACTTCTACAACCTGGCCTGGCGTTGGCACTTCTACGCGGGCCTGTTCGTCGCCCCCTTCATGGTGATGCTGGCCCTGACCGGCATCGTTTACCTGTTCAAACCGCAACTCGATCCACTGATGTACGGCAGCCTGATGAACGTCCCCCCCGGGCATCACACAGTGTCCGCCGATGACCTGCTCAAGCGGGTCAAAGAAGCTTATCCACAAGGCCAGATCAAACAGTACCTGCCACCGGTCAACGCTGAGCGCAGCGCGCAATTTGTGGTGATCGATGCCGGGCAGGAACTGAACGTCTTCATCGATCCGTACCACGGCGACGTCCTTGGCGAGCAAGACGCCAAGAAGAATCTGCAAGCCATTGCCCGGGCCATTCATGGCGAGTTGATGATCGGCACCGTCGGCGACCGGCTGGTGGAACTGGCCGCTGCCTGGGGCATCGTGCTGGTGGTGTCCGGTGTGTTCCTGTGGTGGCCGCGCGGCCAATATGCCGGTGTGCTGTGGCCGCGTTTCAGCCGTCGCGGGCGCGTGCTGTGGCGTGATTTGCACGCGGTTACCGGGTTCTGGGGCGCGGCGTTTCTGCTGGTGATGCTGCTCAGCGGCATGACCTGGACCGGCTTCTGGGGCAAGCAATACGCCGAGGTCTGGAACACCTTCCCGGCGGCCATGTGGAATGACATGCCCACGTCCGACATCGAGGCCCGCAGCCTCAACAGCGCCACCCGCCAGACCGTGCCCTGGGCCATGGAAAACACCCCGATGCCGATGTCTGGTGACCACGCCGAACACATGGCCCACGGCGCGGCACCGGTCGGCCCCGCCGCGCCAGCCATCAACCTGCAGGATGTGCAGAACATCGCCGAGCAACGCAAGGTCGAGCCGGGTTACAGCATCACCTTGCCGACCACCGCCACCGGCGTGTTCACCATAGCGGTCTTCGCCGATGATCCGCGCAACGACGCCACCCTGCATGTCGATCAGTACACGGGCAAAGTCCTGGCCGACGTGCGCTGGGAACACTATGGCAACGTCGCCCGTGCCACCGAAGTCGGCGTGATGCTGCACGAAGGCAAGATGTTCGGTGCCTTCAACCAGATCATCGTGCTGCTGATTTGCCTGATGATCCTGCTCAGCGCCGTCAGCGGTGTGGTGATCTGGTGGAAGCGCAGACCACAGGGCAAAGTCGGTGTGCCGCCGCTGCGCCATAACCTGCCGATCTGGAAAACCGCCGTGGCAATCATGCTGGTGTTGGCCGTGATTTTTCCGTTGGTGGGGGCTTCGTTGATCGTGGTCTGGGTGCTGGACCGCGTGCTGCTGTCACGGTTAATCCGCCAACCTGAGTCGGCCTCATCTTCATCATGA
- a CDS encoding TonB-dependent copper receptor translates to MSCFSADARLSTAQASFALNQSRVRFSHASAVLCGVLLAPLVLADEHTDHSEELSPTVITAIAPSSPLTIVTNPKDPRQPVPASDGGDYLKTIPGFALVRNGGTNGDPVLRGMFGSRLNILTNGSMMLGACPGRMDAPTSYISPETYDKLTVIKGPQTVLWGPGASAGTILFDREPEHFGELGTRVNASVLAGSNGRFDKVVDAAAGGPLGYVRVIGNTAHSDDYKDGSNDTVASRYDKWNGDVALGWTPDADTLLELTAGKGDGEARYAGRGMDGTQFKRESLGLRFEKSNIGEVLDKIEAQVYYNYADHVMDNYTLRTPSGTGMMAGPMASNVDRRTLGARIKATWRWADVQLISGLDAQTNEHRQRSGMGIDTYKDVPYTKDADFHNYGVFSELTWYAADRDRLISGARLDRASAKDFRQSTSSGMMSMPNPTAGKTRADTLPSGFVRYEHDLADSPTTLYAGLGHAERFPDYWELFSPKSGPAGSVNAFDSIKPEKTTQLDFGLQYKTADLEAWASGYVGQVRDYILFNYTPTMMGSTSQAQNINARIMGGELGAAYKLTSNWKADATLAYAWGKNTSDGKALPQMPPLDARFGLTYSEDNWSAGALWRVVAPQNRVDLNKGNVVGKDFGKSAGFGVFSLNGAYRINKNWKVSTGVDNLFGKTYAEHLNLAGNAGFGYPANDPQAINEPGRTLWTKVDMSF, encoded by the coding sequence ATGTCCTGTTTTTCTGCTGACGCCCGCCTGAGCACTGCCCAGGCTTCTTTTGCCCTGAATCAATCGCGCGTTCGTTTCAGTCACGCTAGCGCCGTACTTTGCGGCGTTTTACTGGCACCGCTGGTGCTGGCCGATGAACACACCGACCACAGTGAAGAACTGAGCCCGACGGTCATCACCGCCATCGCACCCAGCTCGCCCCTGACCATCGTCACCAACCCCAAGGACCCGCGCCAACCGGTGCCGGCCAGTGATGGCGGCGATTACCTGAAAACCATTCCCGGCTTTGCCCTGGTGCGCAACGGCGGCACCAACGGCGACCCGGTGCTGCGCGGCATGTTCGGCTCACGTCTGAATATCCTCACCAATGGCAGCATGATGCTCGGCGCCTGCCCCGGCCGAATGGACGCGCCGACGTCCTATATTTCCCCCGAAACCTACGACAAGCTCACCGTGATCAAAGGCCCGCAAACCGTTCTCTGGGGTCCTGGCGCATCGGCGGGGACGATCCTGTTCGACCGCGAACCAGAGCACTTCGGCGAACTCGGCACCCGCGTCAATGCCAGCGTCCTGGCCGGCTCCAACGGTCGCTTCGACAAAGTGGTGGACGCCGCTGCTGGCGGGCCGCTGGGCTATGTGCGAGTGATCGGCAACACCGCGCACTCCGACGACTACAAGGACGGTAGCAATGACACCGTGGCCTCGCGTTATGACAAGTGGAACGGCGACGTCGCGCTGGGCTGGACCCCGGACGCCGACACCCTGCTGGAGCTGACCGCCGGCAAGGGCGATGGCGAAGCGCGTTATGCCGGGCGCGGCATGGACGGAACGCAGTTCAAGCGCGAAAGCCTGGGCCTGCGGTTCGAGAAGTCCAACATCGGCGAGGTGCTGGACAAGATCGAGGCCCAGGTCTACTACAACTACGCCGATCACGTGATGGACAACTACACCCTGCGCACGCCGTCCGGTACCGGGATGATGGCCGGGCCCATGGCGTCCAACGTCGACCGCCGCACCCTCGGCGCGCGGATCAAGGCCACCTGGCGCTGGGCCGATGTGCAACTGATCAGCGGCCTCGATGCGCAGACCAACGAACACCGCCAGCGCAGCGGCATGGGCATCGACACCTATAAAGACGTGCCATACACCAAGGACGCCGACTTCCATAACTATGGTGTGTTCAGCGAACTGACCTGGTACGCCGCCGACCGTGATCGACTGATCAGCGGTGCGCGCCTGGACCGCGCTTCGGCCAAGGATTTCCGGCAGAGCACCAGCTCCGGGATGATGAGCATGCCCAACCCGACCGCCGGCAAGACCCGTGCCGACACCCTGCCGAGCGGCTTCGTGCGCTACGAGCACGACCTGGCTGACAGCCCGACCACGCTGTACGCCGGCCTCGGTCATGCCGAGCGCTTCCCGGATTACTGGGAGCTGTTTTCGCCCAAATCCGGCCCTGCCGGTTCGGTGAATGCCTTCGACTCGATCAAGCCGGAAAAAACCACCCAGCTCGACTTTGGCCTGCAATACAAGACCGCCGACCTTGAGGCCTGGGCCTCGGGTTATGTCGGTCAGGTGCGCGACTACATCCTGTTCAACTACACCCCGACGATGATGGGCAGCACCTCCCAGGCACAGAACATCAACGCCCGGATCATGGGCGGTGAACTGGGTGCCGCCTACAAACTGACCTCCAACTGGAAAGCCGACGCGACCCTGGCTTACGCCTGGGGCAAGAACACCAGTGACGGCAAGGCCCTGCCACAAATGCCGCCGCTGGATGCACGTTTCGGCCTGACCTACAGCGAAGACAACTGGAGTGCAGGTGCCTTGTGGCGCGTGGTCGCGCCGCAGAACCGGGTCGATCTGAACAAGGGCAACGTGGTCGGCAAGGACTTCGGCAAGAGCGCCGGCTTCGGCGTGTTCTCGCTCAACGGCGCGTACCGCATCAACAAGAACTGGAAGGTCAGCACCGGCGTTGACAACCTGTTTGGCAAGACCTACGCCGAGCACTTGAACCTGGCGGGCAACGCCGGTTTCGGTTACCCGGCCAATGATCCACAAGCCATCAACGAACCGGGGCGCACGCTCTGGACCAAGGTAGACATGAGCTTCTAA
- a CDS encoding DUF2946 domain-containing protein has product MRALGARPSVRRCQPKSLTRGSWISLFAMLMIFIGPLISQSMPMDQRASMSMSMNMPMGMSMDTHGEHASEHRPAAAEHHALWEKCGYCSLLFNCPALTGGVSLTAFDTPHVTTFTVPSPRLGHARQTVFPGARTRAPPVVA; this is encoded by the coding sequence GTGCGCGCCCTTGGCGCCAGGCCATCCGTGCGCCGCTGTCAGCCAAAGAGCCTGACTCGCGGCAGCTGGATCAGCCTGTTCGCCATGCTGATGATCTTTATCGGTCCACTGATTTCTCAGTCGATGCCGATGGATCAACGTGCCTCGATGTCCATGAGCATGAACATGCCGATGGGCATGAGCATGGATACGCACGGCGAGCATGCCAGCGAACACCGTCCAGCCGCAGCCGAGCATCACGCGCTGTGGGAAAAGTGCGGTTATTGCAGCCTGCTGTTCAACTGCCCGGCGTTGACCGGGGGTGTGTCACTGACCGCATTCGACACGCCACACGTCACCACGTTTACCGTCCCCTCCCCCCGCCTGGGCCATGCCCGGCAAACCGTCTTCCCCGGTGCCCGAACCCGCGCCCCGCCTGTCGTCGCGTAA
- a CDS encoding copper chaperone PCu(A)C: MLNKLIVLAVLLLPACFANAHEYKAGELEIAHPWSQELPPNAPTVAAYFVIHNNGKTADRLLGVDSTISSEAQLHEHVMQGDLMKMQQVPSVEIPAGGEVTFAPMAYHVMLLGLKDRSLLSDGKRFPLTMHFEKSGDVTVQVSVQKKAPDGMPENMHAQ; this comes from the coding sequence ATGTTGAACAAACTCATCGTTCTGGCTGTGTTGCTGCTGCCTGCCTGCTTTGCCAATGCCCATGAATACAAGGCCGGCGAACTGGAAATCGCCCATCCGTGGTCGCAAGAGTTGCCACCCAACGCGCCGACCGTGGCGGCTTACTTCGTGATTCACAACAACGGCAAAACGGCCGACCGTTTGCTCGGCGTCGACTCGACGATCTCGAGCGAAGCCCAGTTGCACGAGCATGTGATGCAAGGCGATCTGATGAAAATGCAACAAGTGCCCAGTGTTGAAATCCCGGCGGGCGGCGAAGTCACGTTCGCCCCGATGGCGTATCACGTGATGCTGCTCGGCCTCAAGGACCGCAGCCTGCTGAGCGACGGCAAGCGCTTCCCGCTGACGATGCATTTCGAGAAGTCCGGCGATGTGACCGTCCAGGTCTCGGTGCAAAAGAAAGCCCCTGATGGCATGCCAGAGAACATGCACGCCCAGTAA
- a CDS encoding DUF2946 domain-containing protein, translating to MSRQRLAFAWIACFAVLFNMLAMPMTGAMAPSTKSPAEQFLWSSFCTSSGTRMVAVSLGTFEQKAPQNDDHSNMQHCWCCSGSAPLVALPGYVPQLYFARLEANRSLPPVSLDTPTPRQQWPSLNPRASPLV from the coding sequence ATGTCCCGACAACGGCTCGCATTTGCCTGGATCGCCTGCTTCGCAGTGCTGTTCAACATGCTCGCCATGCCGATGACGGGAGCGATGGCGCCGTCGACGAAGTCACCCGCCGAGCAGTTCCTGTGGAGCAGCTTCTGCACCTCCAGCGGCACCCGGATGGTGGCGGTTTCCCTGGGCACGTTCGAGCAGAAAGCCCCGCAGAACGACGATCATTCCAACATGCAGCATTGCTGGTGCTGTTCAGGCTCGGCGCCTTTGGTGGCGTTGCCGGGGTATGTGCCACAGTTGTATTTCGCACGCTTGGAAGCCAATCGAAGCCTGCCACCCGTCTCTCTCGATACGCCCACGCCGCGCCAGCAATGGCCGAGCCTCAATCCCCGCGCCTCCCCTCTGGTGTGA
- a CDS encoding cobalt-precorrin-6A reductase, whose amino-acid sequence MKRVLLLGGVTEALAIARALGPEHIYSLAGVGRVPTDLRCQVRVGGYGGAEGLAQFIRDEGIDLLLDATHPYAAQISRNAATAARVSGIECWALRRPAWQPQAGDDWREVGDWDELVEALKPFQRPLFTLGREPLQHLHEIPPEQFWTLRALDVYPGNERCEVIGARGPFLIEDERELFERRQIDVLISKNSGSTATEPKLEVARERGVPVLVLKRPVLPVVGREFGSVSEILLAITEHESH is encoded by the coding sequence ATGAAGCGCGTGTTGTTGCTCGGCGGCGTGACCGAAGCGCTGGCCATCGCCCGGGCCCTCGGCCCGGAACACATCTATAGCCTGGCCGGCGTCGGGCGAGTGCCCACGGATTTGCGCTGCCAGGTGCGCGTCGGCGGCTACGGCGGGGCCGAAGGGCTGGCGCAGTTCATCCGCGATGAAGGCATTGATCTGCTGCTGGACGCCACCCACCCCTATGCCGCACAAATCAGCCGCAACGCCGCGACCGCCGCTCGCGTGAGCGGCATCGAGTGCTGGGCCTTGCGTCGTCCGGCCTGGCAGCCCCAAGCGGGCGATGACTGGCGCGAAGTCGGCGACTGGGACGAACTCGTGGAGGCCCTGAAACCCTTCCAGCGACCGCTGTTCACCCTCGGTCGCGAACCTCTGCAACACCTGCACGAAATCCCGCCAGAGCAATTCTGGACCTTGCGCGCCCTGGACGTTTACCCCGGCAACGAACGCTGCGAAGTGATCGGCGCCCGTGGGCCGTTCCTGATCGAAGACGAACGCGAGCTGTTCGAACGCCGGCAGATCGATGTCCTGATCAGCAAGAACAGCGGCAGTACGGCGACCGAACCGAAGCTGGAAGTGGCACGGGAGCGTGGAGTGCCAGTGCTGGTGTTGAAGCGGCCGGTGTTGCCGGTGGTTGGGCGGGAGTTTGGGTCGGTGAGTGAAATACTGCTAGCCATCACAGAACACGAATCTCACTGA